CCCATGATGTGGACGATTGGTGTACGCCAGGTGGGACGCGCTCAGGAGTACGCCGCCACGACCTCGACCTCTTCCTCGGTGACCTCGCCGTTCACGATCCGGTACGAGCGGAACTGGAAGGGCCCGGCGTCGTCGGTGTCGGCGGTGGAGACCAGGACATAGTGGGCGCCGGGCTCGTTCGCGTAGGAGATGTCGGTGCGCGAGGGGTAGGCCTCGGTGGCGGTGTGCGAGTGATAGATGATCACCGGCTCCTCGTCCCGGTCGTCCATCTCGCGGTAGAGCTTGAGCAGGTCCGCGGAGTCGAATTCGTAGAACGTGGGCGAACGGGCGGCGTTCAGCATCGGGATGAACCGCTCGGGGCGGTCACTGCCCGCCGGGCCCGCGACCACGCCGCAGGCCTCGTCGGGGTGGTCCTGGCGGGAGTGCTCGACGATCTGGTCGAAGAGCGCCTTGGTGAGGGTCAGCATGGCGCCAAGAATAGACAGCGGGCCCGCACGTACCGAAGAGTGGTACGCACGGGCCCGCATGCTGGACTGTCGGGGGGATTTACCCTCTTCCGTCCGTTACTGCCTCAGCTCTTGGTGTCCTTGGTGGGGGCATCCTTCGGTGCCTCGCCGACCGTCAGGCCGTTCGCCGCGTCCCGCCGCTTGATGCAGAGGTAGCCCACGCCGAGGATGAGCGCCCACACGGGAGCCGCGTAGAGCGAGATCCTGGCGTCCGGGTCGACGCCCATCATCACGATCACCATGGCGATGAAGGCCAGCGCGAAGATCGAGGTGTAGGGGCTGCCGGGCGCCTTGAAGTCGGACTGCGGCAGCTCGCCGCGGTTCGCCTTGGCGCGGTAGCGCAGCTGCGAGGCCAGGATGACGATCCACGCCCACATACCGGAGATGGTGGCGAAGGAGACGACGTAGTTGAACGCCTCACCGGGCCACTGGTAGTTGATGTAGACGCCGAACAGCATCATCGCGACCGAGACGCCGGTACCCCAGGTGGGCAGGCCGTTCTTGCTGAGCTTGGTGAAGAACTTCGGGCCCTGGCCGTTGAGCGCGAGGTCGCGCAGCATCCGGCCGGTGGAGTACATGCCGGAGTTCGCGGAGGAGAGTGCGGCGGTCAGCACCACGAAGTTGACGATGCCGGCACCGGCCGGCAGGCCGATCTGCTGGAAGGCGGCGACGAAGGGGCTGACGCCCGGCTCGAAGACCGTC
This Streptomyces decoyicus DNA region includes the following protein-coding sequences:
- a CDS encoding M67 family metallopeptidase — encoded protein: MLTLTKALFDQIVEHSRQDHPDEACGVVAGPAGSDRPERFIPMLNAARSPTFYEFDSADLLKLYREMDDRDEEPVIIYHSHTATEAYPSRTDISYANEPGAHYVLVSTADTDDAGPFQFRSYRIVNGEVTEEEVEVVAAYS